From Erwinia pyri, a single genomic window includes:
- the bcsG gene encoding cellulose biosynthesis protein BcsG has product MSPLDEATSPVRWRGLGSWNLYFLLKFGLLWFGYLNFHALTNLVFLAWLVLPVRSDSLHRLRNWISLPVGIGLFWHDTWLPGPESILSQGSQLTGFSAAYLLDLANRFINWQMVGTGFVMLVLYLFIAQWIRVTVLVSLMLLWINVVNLAGPSFALLPGKEATPPVTLNNAPQPAPASGLDQSAPPTSANLTAYLNAFYESQKQEVTHFPDALPADSAPFDILVINICSLAWSDMEAAQLSDHPLWKHFDIMMTNYNSATGYSGPAGIRLLRASCGQSSHSDLYKPADQRCYLFDNLAKLGFKQQLMMDHTGVFGNYLQELREQGNLSAPLMSQAGIRPELTSFDSSPVLNDAEVMQRWLDDRQKSSDARSATFYNLIPLHDGTRELGSSKTDAWQPRAKLLFDQLDAFLTNLDKSGRRVMVMVVPEHGAALQGDKMQMSGLRDIPSPGITHVPVGIKFVGMKAPHQGPLNVSTPVSLQALSALVSRVVDGQVFNAANVNMSVLTENLPQTPVISENDNAVVMMYQGKPWIRLNGGDWVAYPN; this is encoded by the coding sequence ATGAGCCCTCTTGATGAAGCTACATCCCCTGTACGCTGGCGCGGACTGGGCAGCTGGAACCTCTATTTTCTGCTTAAATTTGGCCTGCTGTGGTTTGGTTATCTGAACTTTCATGCGCTGACTAACCTGGTGTTTCTTGCCTGGCTGGTTTTGCCGGTGCGCTCCGACAGCCTGCACCGCCTGCGCAACTGGATCTCCCTGCCGGTGGGCATCGGGCTGTTCTGGCACGACACCTGGCTGCCGGGACCGGAGAGCATTCTGAGCCAGGGCAGCCAGCTCACCGGCTTTTCCGCGGCTTATCTGCTGGACCTTGCTAACCGCTTTATCAACTGGCAAATGGTAGGAACCGGTTTTGTGATGCTGGTGCTCTACCTGTTCATCGCCCAGTGGATAAGGGTGACGGTGCTGGTGTCGCTGATGCTGCTATGGATCAACGTAGTGAATCTTGCCGGTCCTTCCTTTGCGCTGTTACCGGGTAAAGAGGCCACGCCACCGGTGACGTTAAATAATGCACCGCAGCCGGCCCCCGCCAGCGGGCTGGATCAGTCGGCACCGCCCACCAGCGCAAATCTGACGGCCTATCTGAATGCGTTTTATGAAAGTCAGAAACAGGAGGTCACCCATTTTCCTGACGCGTTACCGGCAGATTCGGCCCCGTTCGATATCCTGGTGATCAATATCTGTTCGCTGGCCTGGTCCGACATGGAGGCGGCTCAGCTGAGCGATCATCCGCTGTGGAAGCATTTCGATATCATGATGACCAATTACAATTCGGCGACAGGCTACAGCGGTCCGGCCGGCATCCGTTTGTTAAGGGCAAGCTGCGGACAGAGCTCGCACAGCGATCTCTACAAACCCGCCGATCAGCGCTGCTATCTTTTTGATAATCTTGCAAAGCTTGGCTTTAAGCAGCAGCTGATGATGGACCATACCGGGGTATTTGGTAACTATCTGCAGGAGCTACGTGAACAGGGGAATCTGAGCGCGCCGCTGATGTCGCAGGCCGGGATCAGGCCGGAACTCACCTCTTTTGACAGCTCGCCGGTGCTGAACGATGCGGAGGTGATGCAACGCTGGCTGGACGATCGGCAGAAAAGCAGCGACGCCCGCAGCGCCACCTTCTACAACCTCATCCCGCTGCATGACGGTACGAGAGAGCTGGGCAGCAGCAAAACCGACGCCTGGCAGCCGCGGGCGAAACTGTTGTTCGATCAGCTGGATGCGTTTCTGACCAACCTGGATAAATCAGGCCGCCGGGTAATGGTGATGGTGGTTCCGGAACACGGCGCGGCGCTGCAGGGTGACAAAATGCAGATGTCCGGCCTGCGCGATATCCCCAGTCCGGGCATTACTCACGTGCCGGTTGGCATTAAGTTTGTCGGCATGAAGGCACCGCATCAGGGGCCGCTGAACGTTTCAACTCCGGTCAGTTTGCAGGCCCTGTCAGCCCTGGTCTCCCGCGTGGTGGATGGTCAGGTTTTCAACGCCGCCAATGTGAATATGTCGGTGCTCACGGAAAACCTGCCGCAGACGCCGGTGATTTCCGAGAACGACAATGCCGTGGTGATGATGTACCAGGGGAAACCCTGGATACGGCTCAACGGCGGCGATTGGGTGGCTTATCCGAACTAA
- the bcsD gene encoding cellulose biosynthesis protein BcsD, translating to MSELTQRTLNYYRQQQYQPGWFDLLSVMINGMLRNAGERESHAFLQQMGETLATRYPLGALQTVGDLEAQINAVLAQFNWGFVDVQPSESAMIISHMALPPGDGLMDARQWRQALGAVLLGLYARWLRDQGGNPAVSLVCEETESEATLNFRYQV from the coding sequence ATGAGTGAACTTACACAGCGCACGCTGAATTACTATCGGCAGCAGCAGTATCAGCCAGGCTGGTTTGACTTACTGAGCGTGATGATCAACGGCATGCTGCGCAACGCGGGTGAGCGGGAGAGCCACGCTTTCCTGCAGCAGATGGGCGAGACGTTAGCGACCCGCTATCCGCTGGGTGCTTTACAAACCGTAGGGGATCTGGAAGCGCAGATCAACGCGGTGCTGGCGCAGTTCAACTGGGGTTTTGTCGATGTGCAGCCGAGTGAGAGCGCCATGATCATCTCCCATATGGCGCTGCCGCCGGGTGATGGTTTGATGGATGCCCGTCAGTGGCGTCAGGCGTTAGGGGCGGTGCTGCTGGGCCTCTATGCGCGCTGGCTGCGCGATCAGGGCGGCAATCCTGCCGTGTCGTTGGTATGCGAAGAGACGGAAAGTGAAGCTACGCTGAACTTCCGTTATCAGGTATGA
- the bcsB gene encoding cellulose biosynthesis cyclic di-GMP-binding regulatory protein BcsB: MGQSAPLSEQSSPVMGQDASSAEQSSPAMGQDASSAEQNSPAMGQDSSSAEQGSPATGQDASSAEQSSPAMGQDSSSAEQSSPAMGQDSSSTEQSSPVMGQDASSTEQNSPVMGQDSSSVEQSSPAMEQNSPAAEQDSPASAAPQSGSVTGLPAGLPPLPAPVAIAPASPTLLNQPLSSTVTVSQMGQTNGILLTGGQLQSGIVFTLPTDEVITNARLNLSLKVSQALAARNTSLQLMLNGQPLGTLPLSASDSASEDYQLDIPAAMVVSSNNLSFKINDADQLLCERDSARQYQVTILPKTTLLLEGQQLNIGSVLRNFPRPFIDPLRMTPSVVTMVFGQAVSPGEVSAAAIVSSWLGIQTDYRGISFPVLRNELPEKNGIVFARPGQRVAGIAIPNVSGPTLQIVDNPVNPVYKLMLVIGKTDNDLRQAAWRLTQPLSVDVASLAVAAQPLPISKPYDAPRWIDTDRPVRLSELLRKDQSMTTTGIWHDALRVNFRAAPDLFLWDGDTLPVQLSYRFPSETWIDEEKSFLNVGLNGTFLRNLSVNKVGLLENIWHRLGGDARQEKYTLKLDPYLIYGDNQLQLYFNIKPKENAPCSVLTNNNIKSRIEDDSFIDLSHTRHFTLLPNLSYFVGASFPFSRLADYSQTVLLLPSIPSNAEISTLLEMAGRSGNATGVALSNNSVMFGIPAGGTSLGRLQNSDVLAVSTLSQTAFNQAMLQGTPYEVNRHTLGVKEPTLLDNLRGWLTGDWYRQAVDADRYLSSNEEWRGFISYRSPWSHSRLVVMTVATNDAQLSRLHQDLTSPRINAGIRGDTAIITDENGIRSFRVGAQFPSGQMPWYMMVIWYASQHAVVLALLALLFSLLVGLSTVVLLKRHAWKRLNPQNDPSPGEKK; this comes from the coding sequence GGACGCCTCTTCGGCAGAGCAGAGTTCGCCAGCGATGGGGCAGGATTCCTCTTCGGCAGAGCAGAGTTCGCCAGCGATGGGGCAGGACTCCTCTTCAACAGAGCAGAGTTCACCAGTGATGGGACAGGACGCCTCTTCAACAGAGCAGAATTCACCAGTCATGGGACAGGACTCCTCTTCGGTAGAGCAGAGTTCGCCAGCGATGGAACAAAACTCGCCAGCAGCGGAGCAGGACTCTCCGGCCAGCGCAGCTCCCCAATCCGGTTCAGTGACCGGCCTGCCTGCGGGTCTGCCGCCGTTGCCTGCGCCTGTCGCCATCGCGCCAGCCAGCCCCACGCTGCTGAACCAGCCGCTCTCCAGCACCGTTACGGTCAGCCAGATGGGCCAGACTAACGGTATCTTACTCACCGGCGGCCAACTGCAGTCCGGGATTGTCTTCACGCTGCCAACGGATGAAGTGATCACCAACGCCCGTCTGAACCTGTCGCTCAAAGTGTCGCAGGCGCTCGCCGCCCGTAATACTTCGCTGCAACTCATGCTCAACGGCCAGCCGCTGGGTACTCTGCCGCTGAGTGCTTCAGACAGTGCCAGCGAAGATTATCAGCTCGATATTCCCGCTGCGATGGTGGTCTCCAGCAACAACCTGAGCTTTAAAATTAACGATGCCGACCAGCTGCTGTGCGAGCGCGACAGCGCCAGACAGTATCAGGTCACCATCCTGCCGAAAACCACGCTGCTGCTGGAAGGGCAGCAGCTGAACATTGGCAGCGTGCTGCGTAACTTCCCGCGTCCGTTTATCGACCCGCTGCGCATGACGCCATCCGTGGTGACGATGGTCTTTGGCCAGGCCGTTTCGCCGGGCGAAGTCAGCGCGGCGGCCATCGTCTCCTCCTGGCTGGGGATTCAGACCGATTACCGTGGCATCAGCTTCCCGGTGCTGCGTAACGAGCTGCCGGAGAAAAACGGCATTGTGTTTGCGCGCCCCGGGCAGAGGGTTGCCGGTATCGCCATACCCAACGTGAGCGGCCCGACGCTGCAAATTGTGGATAATCCGGTAAACCCGGTTTATAAGCTGATGCTGGTGATCGGCAAAACCGATAATGATCTTCGGCAGGCCGCCTGGCGTCTGACGCAGCCGCTGAGCGTGGATGTTGCTTCACTGGCCGTTGCCGCTCAACCCCTGCCGATCAGCAAGCCCTATGATGCTCCGCGTTGGATCGATACCGATCGTCCGGTTCGCCTCAGCGAGCTGCTGCGTAAAGATCAAAGCATGACCACTACCGGGATCTGGCACGATGCGCTGCGGGTCAATTTCCGCGCTGCGCCCGATCTTTTCCTTTGGGATGGCGATACCCTGCCGGTGCAGCTGAGCTACCGTTTTCCCTCCGAAACCTGGATCGACGAAGAGAAGTCCTTCCTTAATGTCGGCCTGAACGGCACTTTCCTGCGCAACCTGTCGGTGAACAAAGTTGGCCTGCTGGAGAACATCTGGCATCGTCTGGGCGGCGATGCGCGTCAGGAAAAGTACACCCTGAAGCTCGATCCCTACCTGATTTACGGCGATAACCAGCTGCAGCTCTACTTCAACATCAAACCCAAAGAGAATGCGCCCTGCAGCGTGCTGACCAACAACAACATCAAGAGCCGCATTGAAGATGACTCGTTTATTGACCTGAGCCATACGCGTCACTTTACGCTGTTGCCAAATCTCTCTTACTTTGTGGGCGCCTCTTTCCCGTTCAGCCGGCTGGCGGACTACTCGCAGACCGTACTGCTACTGCCTTCCATACCGAGCAACGCTGAAATCAGTACGCTGCTGGAGATGGCGGGTCGTTCAGGTAATGCCACCGGCGTAGCGCTGAGCAATAACAGCGTAATGTTCGGCATCCCGGCTGGCGGCACCTCGCTGGGCCGTTTGCAAAACAGCGACGTGCTGGCCGTTTCCACGCTCTCTCAGACCGCCTTTAATCAGGCGATGTTGCAGGGCACCCCTTACGAAGTGAACCGCCATACGCTGGGCGTGAAGGAGCCAACGCTGCTGGATAATCTGCGCGGCTGGCTGACCGGCGACTGGTATCGTCAGGCGGTGGATGCCGATCGCTACTTATCCTCCAACGAAGAGTGGCGTGGATTTATCAGCTATCGTTCGCCATGGAGCCACTCGCGCCTGGTGGTGATGACCGTGGCAACCAATGATGCGCAGCTCTCCCGCCTGCATCAGGATCTGACCTCGCCACGTATCAACGCCGGGATCCGGGGCGATACGGCGATTATTACCGATGAAAACGGCATCCGCAGTTTCCGGGTCGGCGCACAGTTCCCGAGCGGACAGATGCCGTGGTACATGATGGTGATCTGGTATGCCAGCCAGCATGCCGTGGTGCTGGCGTTGCTGGCGCTGCTGTTCTCTCTGCTGGTGGGGTTGAGCACCGTCGTGCTGCTGAAGCGTCACGCCTGGAAGCGCCTGAACCCGCAGAACGATCCGTCCCCTGGCGAGAAGAAGTAA
- the bcsF gene encoding cellulose biosynthesis protein BcsF, translating into MTLMDGVQILLLLVLLLLLLKPFYARWLPKKWHGLLLRFTPPRSLKYEGTWRRKSSTSDKQ; encoded by the coding sequence ATGACGCTGATGGATGGGGTACAGATCCTGCTGCTGCTGGTGCTGTTACTGCTGTTACTTAAACCTTTTTATGCCCGCTGGCTGCCGAAAAAGTGGCACGGGCTGCTCCTGCGTTTCACGCCGCCCCGCTCATTAAAATATGAAGGGACCTGGCGACGTAAATCTTCAACATCGGACAAGCAATGA
- a CDS encoding cellulose biosynthesis protein BcsC, giving the protein MKIKTLTARLRQHWVPGMTLAASALVFPTLAAENNPAIQALFDQANYWHQKAHDELARDALNKVLMVDRGNTQALYLMALWTQQSGDTATAATWRTRLSEASPNDPRLVELDQARQMQSIPTAQLSLARQQARSGNIAASLQTWRNTFSGNEPPASVAAEYYLTMAGDRTLLPQAVDNLRQFAAQHPQDTGAKLALGKALTYQESTRREGLQILESMADGNPDADRSLRQGLMWLGPQPGDAPLYQTYQQRHPQDRTVMEYYRKNAGGAEKGQGFTALNSGDVSGAQSAFNQVLQANPEDADALAGLGYVAQRNGNYAAAADYLERAAKQGGENSQQRQQQAADARFYAQLATAQQAMKAGNTAQALSLSEPLTQAGGEKGTAAKLFRADVQRRSNQLEAAEQTYRSVLQSDADNRPAKEGLFYVLRQQNRGAEANTLLSSLPDSVRESVTPRPAVTSDPVRRQAKQALAAGNTQQATAILQQGIQRFPSDPWLRLDLARLYQQQGNTSLAAGIMQPAFRSGASNNEIYAAALFASESGAWQQAQSLISRIPARSQNSQMRDLSHRANFNLQMAVAQQYLAQGSNAAAANTLKALAVNPPENPADAGNLAKGLADAGDLSTAVTVVRTNMQRGVQGNAGDYAAQVAVLNQAGLSREAQSFLSNPELQSRSTPTQLAGIQNGYVIQEADRLREQKQYAAAYDKLIGALQHDPQNTDLMFAMARLYQSGKMNKDAGVVYDYLLTRDTPTQDARVGAIDVALANNDLPKAKGLVAGLRGEQTPERLLLMARVAEADGDHQQALAYLRTARGKMIGLEGASTGTSPAIGGLSLADNPFINRTTPSQRRSPSAYGAVMPWQQAPAGSDAALQTTSADVPSEQSRTLHQIDTMMDDLQERTGTWVQGGVQVRGRDGESGLSKLTEAKAPLTWSTVPYGDTRFDFTLTPVTLSAGSASGSAAPRFGTQALEQGRSAQANDILPSQVKLNSPGSQNASGVEVNLGLTNDKFKIDLGSTPLGQDLSTLVGGIQWSPKLTDYLTLILTGERRAVTDSLLSYVGMEDKLSGKRWGRVTKNGGNALLSYDNGDAGFYFGAGGYSYLGENVESNQSVMGSAGAYVRPFHDDSSELKTGISMSWMDFSKNLSYYTYGQGGYFSPQNFVAVSLPVDWSKDYDDLKVKMGGSVGYQSYSQDRSAYFPTDPDKQAQLESYYNAGYATEAYYAGGSKNGIGYNLHAGADYKVNRDVTIGGQLGYDTFGDYNESTAKLYFRYMLGDK; this is encoded by the coding sequence ATGAAAATAAAAACGCTTACCGCCAGACTTCGTCAGCATTGGGTGCCGGGCATGACCTTAGCCGCTTCTGCGCTGGTTTTCCCGACGCTGGCAGCAGAGAATAATCCGGCTATTCAGGCGCTGTTCGATCAGGCCAACTACTGGCACCAGAAGGCGCATGACGAGCTGGCGCGCGACGCGCTGAACAAAGTGCTGATGGTGGATCGTGGCAATACGCAGGCGCTCTATCTGATGGCGCTTTGGACGCAGCAGAGCGGCGACACGGCGACTGCCGCGACATGGCGCACCCGCCTGAGCGAAGCCTCGCCCAACGATCCGCGGCTGGTGGAGCTGGACCAGGCGCGCCAGATGCAGTCTATCCCGACAGCGCAGCTTTCTCTGGCCCGTCAGCAGGCGCGCAGCGGTAACATTGCCGCCTCTCTGCAAACCTGGCGCAACACCTTCAGCGGCAATGAGCCGCCAGCCAGCGTGGCGGCAGAATATTACCTGACGATGGCGGGCGATCGCACGCTGCTGCCGCAGGCCGTGGATAACCTCCGCCAGTTCGCCGCGCAGCATCCTCAGGATACCGGCGCGAAGCTGGCGCTGGGTAAGGCGCTGACCTACCAGGAATCGACCCGCCGCGAAGGATTGCAGATACTGGAAAGCATGGCAGACGGCAATCCGGATGCGGATCGTTCTCTGCGCCAGGGGCTGATGTGGTTAGGCCCGCAGCCGGGCGATGCGCCGCTCTATCAGACCTACCAGCAGCGCCATCCGCAGGATCGCACGGTGATGGAGTATTACCGTAAGAATGCGGGCGGTGCCGAGAAAGGCCAGGGCTTTACCGCGCTGAACAGCGGCGACGTCAGCGGGGCGCAGTCGGCGTTTAATCAGGTGCTTCAGGCCAACCCGGAAGATGCGGATGCTTTAGCCGGTCTGGGTTACGTTGCCCAGCGCAACGGTAACTATGCGGCCGCAGCCGACTATCTGGAGCGTGCGGCGAAGCAGGGCGGAGAAAACAGCCAGCAGCGTCAGCAGCAGGCGGCAGATGCCCGTTTCTATGCGCAGCTGGCTACCGCGCAGCAGGCGATGAAAGCGGGGAACACCGCTCAGGCGCTGAGCTTAAGCGAACCGTTAACCCAGGCCGGGGGCGAAAAAGGGACCGCCGCGAAGCTGTTCCGCGCGGACGTACAGCGTCGCAGCAATCAACTGGAGGCGGCCGAACAGACTTACCGCTCCGTGCTGCAGAGTGATGCCGATAACCGCCCGGCGAAAGAGGGGCTGTTTTACGTGCTGCGCCAGCAAAACCGTGGCGCTGAAGCGAACACCCTGTTGTCTTCCCTGCCGGATAGCGTGCGCGAAAGCGTGACGCCACGTCCTGCTGTCACCAGCGATCCGGTACGGCGTCAGGCCAAACAGGCGCTGGCAGCAGGTAACACGCAGCAGGCCACTGCCATTCTCCAGCAGGGCATTCAGCGCTTCCCCTCCGATCCCTGGCTGCGTCTGGATCTGGCCCGCCTCTATCAACAGCAGGGGAATACCTCCCTGGCGGCCGGGATCATGCAGCCCGCTTTCCGTAGCGGCGCCAGCAACAACGAGATTTACGCCGCTGCGCTGTTCGCCAGCGAAAGCGGTGCCTGGCAGCAGGCACAGTCGCTGATTTCCCGTATTCCTGCCCGCAGTCAGAACAGCCAGATGCGTGACCTGTCGCACCGTGCCAACTTCAATCTGCAGATGGCGGTGGCGCAACAGTATCTGGCGCAGGGCTCAAACGCTGCCGCAGCGAACACGCTGAAGGCGCTGGCGGTGAACCCACCAGAGAACCCGGCTGATGCGGGCAACCTGGCGAAAGGGCTGGCCGATGCGGGCGATTTGTCCACCGCGGTCACCGTGGTGCGCACTAATATGCAGCGCGGCGTGCAGGGCAACGCTGGCGACTATGCAGCCCAGGTCGCGGTACTGAATCAGGCCGGTCTGAGCAGGGAGGCGCAGAGCTTCCTCAGCAACCCGGAACTGCAGTCCCGCAGTACGCCAACCCAGCTGGCTGGTATTCAGAATGGCTATGTCATTCAGGAAGCTGACCGTCTGCGCGAGCAGAAGCAGTATGCTGCCGCTTATGACAAGCTGATAGGCGCGTTGCAGCACGACCCACAAAACACCGACTTAATGTTTGCGATGGCGCGTCTCTATCAGTCCGGCAAAATGAATAAAGATGCCGGCGTGGTGTACGACTACCTGCTGACCCGCGACACGCCAACCCAGGATGCGCGGGTGGGCGCAATTGACGTGGCGCTGGCAAACAATGACCTGCCGAAAGCGAAAGGTCTGGTAGCCGGACTGCGCGGTGAGCAAACCCCTGAACGCCTGCTGTTAATGGCGCGCGTGGCGGAAGCGGATGGCGATCACCAGCAGGCGCTGGCCTATCTGCGCACCGCGCGCGGTAAAATGATCGGTCTGGAAGGCGCTTCTACCGGTACCAGCCCCGCTATCGGCGGCCTGTCGCTCGCAGACAACCCGTTTATTAACCGTACCACGCCTTCCCAGCGTCGTTCCCCTTCTGCCTACGGTGCCGTGATGCCGTGGCAGCAGGCTCCCGCAGGCAGCGATGCGGCGTTGCAAACCACCAGCGCAGACGTTCCTTCCGAACAGAGCCGCACTCTGCATCAGATCGATACCATGATGGACGATCTGCAGGAGCGCACCGGGACCTGGGTACAGGGCGGCGTGCAGGTCAGAGGGCGCGATGGCGAATCGGGCCTCAGCAAGCTGACGGAAGCGAAAGCGCCACTCACCTGGTCTACCGTGCCGTATGGCGACACGCGTTTCGACTTCACCCTGACGCCGGTAACCCTGAGCGCGGGCAGCGCTTCCGGTTCAGCGGCGCCGCGCTTTGGTACGCAGGCGCTGGAACAGGGCCGCAGCGCCCAGGCTAACGATATTCTGCCGTCGCAAGTGAAGCTGAATTCACCCGGCTCGCAAAACGCCTCTGGCGTGGAAGTGAATCTGGGCCTGACGAACGATAAGTTCAAAATCGATCTGGGCTCGACGCCGCTGGGACAGGATCTCAGCACGCTGGTGGGCGGCATTCAGTGGTCGCCCAAGCTGACGGATTACCTGACGCTGATCCTGACCGGCGAACGCCGCGCCGTCACCGACAGCCTGCTCTCCTATGTGGGTATGGAAGATAAGCTGAGCGGTAAACGCTGGGGCCGCGTGACCAAAAACGGTGGTAACGCGCTGTTAAGTTACGACAACGGCGATGCGGGCTTCTACTTCGGCGCGGGCGGCTACAGCTACCTGGGCGAGAATGTGGAGAGCAACCAGAGCGTGATGGGCTCGGCAGGGGCGTATGTCCGTCCGTTCCACGATGACAGCAGCGAGCTGAAAACCGGGATCAGCATGAGCTGGATGGATTTCTCGAAAAACCTCAGCTACTACACTTACGGTCAGGGCGGTTACTTCAGCCCGCAGAACTTTGTTGCCGTCTCGTTACCGGTGGACTGGAGCAAAGATTACGACGATCTGAAAGTGAAGATGGGCGGCTCGGTGGGGTATCAGTCTTATTCACAGGATCGCAGCGCTTACTTCCCAACCGATCCCGATAAACAGGCGCAGCTGGAAAGCTATTACAATGCCGGTTACGCCACCGAGGCCTACTACGCGGGCGGCAGTAAAAATGGCATTGGTTATAATCTGCACGCAGGCGCGGACTACAAGGTTAACAGAGACGTGACCATCGGCGGTCAGCTGGGCTACGACACCTTTGGTGATTACAACGAAAGCACCGCGAAACTCTATTTCCGCTATATGCTCGGGGACAAATAG
- a CDS encoding glycosyl hydrolase family 8, which produces MSLLRASVIIIAMLLGCAQATAAEGWSSFKNRFMTSDGRIQDTGNNNVSHTEGQGYGMLMAVWYNDRSSFDSLWRWTQQHLKNPQTGLFYWKYIPNAADPVADKNNASDGDVLIAWALLKAGQKWQNPAYLQASDRIQKAIVARDVITFGGQTVMLPGNQGFNKTSYVVLNPSYFLFPAWRDFAARSHLKVWNNLIDSGMDLLSKMRFGDAGLPVDWVALNADGSVAPATAWPPRFSYDAIRVPLYLYWYDAQSLQLVPFQRYWLGFSRLQTPAWIDVMSNDKAPYNMAGGLLAVRDLTLNQTGYLSDQLDDKEDYFSSSLQLLAWLALKEH; this is translated from the coding sequence ATGTCACTGCTCAGGGCGAGCGTTATCATTATTGCCATGCTGCTGGGCTGCGCGCAGGCGACGGCGGCAGAGGGCTGGAGCAGCTTTAAAAACCGCTTTATGACCAGCGACGGGCGTATTCAGGATACGGGCAACAACAACGTCAGCCATACCGAAGGGCAGGGCTATGGGATGCTGATGGCGGTCTGGTACAACGACCGCAGCAGTTTTGACAGCCTGTGGCGCTGGACCCAGCAGCACCTGAAGAATCCGCAAACCGGCCTGTTTTACTGGAAATATATTCCCAATGCGGCGGATCCGGTTGCCGACAAAAATAACGCCTCGGACGGGGATGTGCTGATCGCCTGGGCGCTGCTGAAGGCGGGGCAGAAGTGGCAGAATCCGGCTTATCTGCAGGCTTCCGATCGTATTCAGAAAGCGATTGTTGCCCGTGACGTAATCACCTTCGGCGGCCAGACCGTGATGCTGCCGGGCAATCAGGGTTTCAACAAAACCAGCTACGTCGTGCTGAATCCTTCCTATTTTCTGTTTCCTGCCTGGCGCGATTTCGCCGCCCGCAGTCATCTGAAAGTCTGGAATAACCTGATCGACAGCGGCATGGATCTGCTGTCGAAGATGCGCTTTGGCGATGCCGGTTTGCCGGTTGACTGGGTAGCATTGAATGCCGATGGCAGCGTGGCGCCCGCTACAGCCTGGCCGCCGCGCTTCAGCTATGACGCCATCCGTGTGCCGCTCTATCTCTACTGGTACGACGCGCAAAGTCTGCAGCTGGTGCCGTTCCAGCGCTACTGGTTGGGTTTCTCAAGGCTGCAAACGCCTGCGTGGATTGACGTGATGAGTAACGATAAAGCGCCCTACAATATGGCGGGCGGCCTGCTGGCGGTGCGCGATTTAACGCTGAACCAGACCGGCTACCTCAGCGACCAGCTGGATGACAAGGAAGATTACTTCTCCTCCAGCCTGCAGCTGCTCGCCTGGCTGGCGCTGAAAGAGCACTAA